One genomic region from Pseudomonas hormoni encodes:
- a CDS encoding glycosyltransferase family 2 protein codes for MAIGMGVVVIGRNEGLRLERCLASLVGAAEQVVYVDSGSTDDSVQMAKALGVEVVELDMSIPFTAARARNEGFARLQHLLPAMRYVQFVDGDCEVVEGWLSRAQAFLDTRPEVAVVCGRRRERFPQRSIYNLLCDLEWDTPIGEAKACGGDALMRADAFAAASGFRADLIAGEEPELCVRLRANGWKVWRLAEEMTLHDAAMTRFGQWWRRTLRGGHAFAEGAFLHGAAPEKHWLRESRRAWFWGLGVPLATVIAMLMLGWSGLLLLLVYPLQVVRLARRGGRSKRENWLLALFLVLGKFPEMLGQARFLLNRFGTGKTALIEYK; via the coding sequence ATGGCGATCGGCATGGGTGTCGTCGTTATCGGTCGCAACGAAGGCCTGCGGCTTGAGCGTTGCCTGGCTTCGCTGGTGGGTGCGGCGGAGCAGGTGGTCTATGTCGACTCTGGATCAACGGACGATTCGGTGCAGATGGCGAAGGCGCTCGGGGTCGAGGTGGTCGAGCTGGATATGTCGATCCCGTTTACGGCGGCCCGCGCGCGCAATGAAGGCTTTGCCCGCCTGCAACATCTGCTGCCGGCGATGCGTTACGTACAGTTTGTCGACGGTGATTGCGAGGTTGTCGAAGGCTGGTTGTCCCGGGCACAGGCCTTTCTCGATACCCGACCTGAAGTGGCGGTGGTCTGTGGACGGCGCCGCGAACGATTTCCGCAACGCTCGATTTACAACTTGTTGTGTGATCTGGAATGGGACACGCCGATAGGCGAGGCGAAGGCCTGCGGTGGCGATGCGTTGATGCGGGCGGATGCTTTCGCCGCAGCGTCGGGGTTTCGAGCGGACCTGATCGCCGGGGAGGAACCCGAATTGTGTGTGCGCCTGCGGGCGAATGGATGGAAGGTCTGGCGTCTGGCTGAGGAAATGACCTTGCACGATGCGGCCATGACCCGCTTCGGCCAGTGGTGGCGGCGTACATTACGCGGTGGCCATGCCTTTGCCGAAGGTGCTTTTTTGCATGGGGCTGCACCGGAGAAACATTGGCTACGGGAATCACGTCGTGCCTGGTTCTGGGGCTTGGGTGTGCCGCTGGCGACGGTGATCGCCATGTTGATGCTGGGCTGGTCAGGGCTGCTTCTGCTGCTGGTCTACCCCTTGCAAGTCGTGCGCCTGGCTCGCCGGGGCGGTAGATCAAAGCGCGAAAACTGGCTGCTGGCTTTATTCCTCGTGCTGGGAAAATTTCCCGAGATGCTCGGACAAGCCAGGTTTCTTCTGAACAGATTCGGCACCGGCAAAACCGCGTTGATCGAATACAAGTGA
- a CDS encoding GMC oxidoreductase, with protein sequence MIKDYQSQKELRDRYDFCIIGAGPAGITLALRLAGSGRRVLLIEGGGHEYSQPSQTLYNCTSTGMNVYAEETRLRFLGGTSNHWAGRCRPFEKSDFDVAPPVNVPGWPIAFSEIERYLPAAMAIVDLPTDSGFKAINASMDGNDFVADRFLLSPPTRFAQKYAKDLQETEGLDVFINCNCVDLEFDDKTGRITSVVVSDYARHRERVTAKQFILATGAIENARQLMNSESLATAGVVSKDGFVGRCFMEHLNLDLGTFILGEGQSPEPRQYFTTDAFVAQFQSGKGNVSAALLAQVQAYGRTAAIKDFLENLACDVGLAHKIDFITHFNCPGDGVITTLIEQFPNRNSRLTLLEERDALGMRKVNINWELVPEDRHTIKSIGLEVAKCFAETGLGFVKLDEYVYDVAVPLKVAPHAHHMGTTRMASTPESGVVDENCKVFGTDNLYVAGSSVFATAGASNPTMPLIQLALRLADHLNHQAGPASRYS encoded by the coding sequence ATGATCAAAGATTACCAATCGCAGAAAGAACTGCGCGACCGCTATGACTTCTGCATCATCGGTGCCGGGCCGGCGGGCATCACGCTGGCGCTGCGCCTGGCCGGGAGTGGTCGGCGCGTGCTGCTGATCGAGGGCGGGGGGCACGAATATTCGCAGCCCTCGCAAACCCTCTACAACTGCACTTCGACAGGCATGAATGTCTACGCGGAAGAAACACGCCTGCGCTTTCTCGGCGGCACGTCCAACCACTGGGCGGGGCGTTGCCGCCCCTTCGAGAAGTCAGACTTTGACGTGGCCCCTCCCGTCAATGTGCCCGGCTGGCCCATAGCGTTTTCCGAGATCGAGCGTTATCTGCCAGCGGCCATGGCCATTGTGGATCTCCCGACGGATTCCGGATTCAAGGCCATTAATGCGTCCATGGATGGCAACGACTTTGTAGCGGATCGTTTTTTGCTGAGTCCGCCGACGCGGTTTGCACAAAAATACGCCAAGGATCTTCAAGAGACCGAGGGGCTCGATGTCTTCATCAATTGCAACTGTGTCGATCTTGAGTTTGATGACAAGACCGGCCGCATCACCTCCGTCGTTGTGTCGGATTACGCCAGGCACCGAGAGCGAGTGACGGCAAAACAGTTCATTCTGGCAACGGGCGCCATCGAGAATGCCAGGCAGTTGATGAACAGTGAATCGCTGGCAACCGCCGGTGTCGTCAGCAAGGACGGCTTCGTCGGCAGATGTTTCATGGAGCACCTGAACCTCGACCTGGGGACTTTCATCCTGGGAGAGGGGCAGAGCCCCGAGCCTCGACAATACTTCACGACCGATGCGTTTGTAGCGCAGTTTCAGTCAGGCAAAGGGAATGTGTCTGCTGCGCTTCTGGCGCAAGTGCAGGCCTATGGGCGAACGGCGGCCATCAAGGACTTTTTGGAGAACCTCGCCTGCGATGTCGGCCTGGCGCACAAGATCGATTTCATTACCCACTTCAATTGCCCCGGGGATGGGGTGATTACCACCCTTATCGAACAGTTTCCCAACCGCAACAGCCGTCTCACTTTGCTCGAGGAACGGGATGCATTGGGGATGCGCAAGGTCAACATCAATTGGGAGCTGGTCCCCGAAGACAGGCATACCATCAAGTCCATAGGGCTGGAGGTGGCTAAGTGTTTTGCCGAGACGGGACTGGGCTTCGTCAAGCTGGATGAGTACGTCTATGACGTCGCAGTGCCACTGAAAGTGGCGCCCCACGCGCATCATATGGGGACTACACGGATGGCCTCGACGCCTGAGTCCGGCGTGGTCGACGAGAACTGCAAAGTGTTCGGCACCGACAATCTTTACGTGGCGGGCAGCAGTGTTTTCGCTACAGCCGGTGCGAGCAATCCGACCATGCCTCTTATACAGCTTGCCCTGAGGCTGGCAGATCATCTTAATCATCAAGCGGGCCCGGCGAGCAGATACTCCTGA
- a CDS encoding oligosaccharide flippase family protein, whose amino-acid sequence MPSIDISPSLSLRKRAIFAGAWNLGALVTSQAMRLGGNLIMARLLMPEMFGIMIIATTVSVIIHLLSDVGLRQNIIQSPRGDDPVFLNTVWTVQIVRGFVLFATTLLIAGFAWFAQSIHLWSPESTYGAPELPLVLAITGLSAIIYGFQSTKVDVAVRSFQQKKVVLAEFASQIAGLLVMLVIGYFTRSIWSLVGAGLVSALVSLLLGHFWFPGPPNRLLWDRSALQELVVFGRWILLSSAVGVLAMNGDRIWFGGSMSAAELGVYSIAVLILGAITLGVQRLVGAVALPAFGEAARSNDTVRLRSLYDRFRLIVDIALLFITGLLWVISPLIIHWLYDERYAEAGSMMAILSLSFFTLRYGVAHQAWLALGLTKYQAMDNIIRAVSLWVLLPLLLALGGVKYAIWGVALHTFPTLVLIVYVNCRVGLFDLKRELVVLPMLLVGVLCGELVLGIAEWL is encoded by the coding sequence ATGCCTTCAATTGATATATCGCCATCGTTGAGCCTGCGCAAGCGAGCGATATTCGCCGGGGCATGGAATCTCGGGGCACTTGTCACTTCTCAGGCCATGCGCCTGGGCGGCAACCTGATCATGGCTCGTCTGCTGATGCCGGAGATGTTCGGCATCATGATCATCGCCACCACCGTTTCGGTGATCATCCATTTGCTTTCCGATGTCGGTTTGCGCCAGAACATCATCCAGAGCCCGCGGGGTGACGACCCGGTATTTCTCAATACCGTGTGGACCGTGCAGATCGTGCGCGGTTTTGTCCTGTTTGCCACGACACTTCTGATCGCAGGCTTCGCCTGGTTTGCGCAGTCCATCCATCTGTGGTCGCCCGAATCCACCTATGGTGCACCCGAGTTGCCGCTGGTGTTGGCCATTACCGGTTTGTCCGCGATCATCTATGGTTTTCAGTCGACAAAAGTCGACGTGGCCGTTCGCTCATTCCAGCAAAAGAAAGTCGTGCTCGCCGAGTTTGCATCCCAGATTGCCGGCCTGCTGGTGATGCTGGTGATCGGTTACTTCACCCGGTCTATCTGGTCGCTGGTGGGGGCGGGTCTGGTCTCCGCTCTGGTCAGCCTGCTTCTGGGGCATTTCTGGTTTCCGGGCCCGCCTAACCGTCTGCTGTGGGATCGTAGTGCGCTCCAGGAGCTGGTCGTCTTCGGCCGATGGATATTGTTGTCTTCGGCAGTGGGCGTACTGGCCATGAATGGCGATCGCATCTGGTTTGGCGGCAGCATGTCGGCCGCCGAACTGGGTGTGTACTCCATTGCCGTGCTGATTCTGGGGGCTATTACACTCGGTGTGCAGAGGCTGGTTGGCGCCGTGGCGTTGCCCGCCTTTGGCGAAGCGGCAAGAAGCAATGACACCGTGCGGCTCCGCTCTTTGTATGATCGCTTCAGACTGATTGTCGACATCGCCTTGCTGTTTATCACCGGACTGTTGTGGGTCATCAGCCCACTGATCATCCACTGGTTATACGATGAGCGTTATGCCGAGGCCGGCAGCATGATGGCCATTCTTTCACTGTCTTTCTTCACATTGCGCTACGGCGTGGCGCATCAAGCCTGGCTTGCCTTGGGGCTCACGAAGTACCAGGCCATGGATAACATCATTCGCGCCGTCTCGTTATGGGTGTTGCTGCCTCTGCTGCTGGCCTTGGGCGGAGTGAAATATGCGATTTGGGGTGTCGCGCTGCATACGTTTCCTACACTTGTGCTAATTGTTTATGTGAACTGTCGGGTGGGGCTGTTCGATCTCAAACGCGAGCTTGTTGTGCTGCCAATGTTGTTGGTCGGGGTGTTGTGCGGGGAGTTGGTGCTGGGCATTGCCGAATGGCTTTGA
- a CDS encoding glycosyltransferase family 2 protein yields the protein MTHTPLDVLVVNYNTAKLLQPMFDALRQPNSADPTRYLVVDNASADNSLERLENVCPEALLLANEKNVGFGRANNQLVEHLQGKYALLINTDAFVAADTLNKTLDYMEAHPDCGVLGVRLVGREGDLQPSCRYFPTPLNVFLSRTGLERFFPVVKRVDDMEWDHASVRECDWVPGCYYLIRREVIDQVGLFDPRYFLYYEEVDHCKRVKQAGWKVVYYPDTTVVHIGGESAKTVVELNAVSRQIPKMQIESELLYFRKHHGLSGLALHMFLVCLGDLILALKAVLKGRGRAAIGACWQHTRATWALLRETKFATQPTR from the coding sequence ATGACCCATACCCCCCTTGATGTGCTGGTGGTCAACTACAACACCGCGAAGCTGTTGCAGCCCATGTTTGACGCATTACGCCAGCCCAACAGTGCGGATCCCACGCGCTATCTGGTCGTGGACAATGCCTCGGCCGATAACTCCCTGGAGCGCCTGGAAAACGTTTGTCCGGAAGCGTTGCTGCTGGCTAATGAAAAAAACGTGGGTTTTGGTCGTGCCAACAATCAACTGGTTGAACACCTGCAGGGCAAGTATGCCTTGCTCATCAACACCGATGCTTTCGTTGCCGCGGACACCCTGAACAAGACGCTCGATTACATGGAGGCTCATCCGGATTGCGGTGTCCTCGGTGTTCGACTGGTTGGACGAGAGGGTGATCTGCAGCCCTCTTGCCGCTATTTTCCGACGCCATTGAACGTCTTCCTCTCGCGTACCGGGCTTGAACGTTTTTTTCCGGTGGTGAAAAGGGTCGACGACATGGAGTGGGATCACGCCTCGGTCCGTGAGTGCGACTGGGTCCCTGGCTGCTATTACCTGATCCGCCGTGAAGTCATCGATCAGGTGGGCTTGTTCGATCCGCGCTACTTTCTTTATTACGAGGAGGTCGATCACTGCAAGCGCGTCAAGCAGGCCGGCTGGAAGGTGGTTTATTACCCGGATACCACGGTGGTGCATATCGGCGGAGAAAGTGCCAAGACGGTTGTCGAGCTCAATGCGGTCAGTCGACAGATACCCAAAATGCAGATCGAAAGCGAGCTGTTGTATTTCCGCAAGCACCACGGTCTGTCCGGTCTGGCCTTGCATATGTTTCTGGTGTGCCTGGGGGATCTGATTCTGGCGCTCAAGGCGGTATTGAAAGGTCGCGGCCGAGCCGCCATCGGTGCGTGCTGGCAACATACGCGTGCCACCTGGGCGCTGCTGCGCGAGACCAAATTCGCTACCCAACCAACACGGTAG
- a CDS encoding cellulase family glycosylhydrolase gives MTTLFRRTSMLLPVLLCVAIWPFTTRAADWVARVDDRTGLPMLEHGGTPAVASKFEFWESNWGWTNSTSRFEINSPYKYTLTGQNKTLDFDLTAQIQKEGEQKLTWDFDLDAHSVKSGVMGGGVTFNFDPALFDGEMGKPDLLPGNRGWSWGNAQGRRIEMRFEPALASVYFEPGSQSEVRAFFYKNSIKPGRQNVKATLSISGDMTLGPTTTERFGLTDPKTWPDDKVDIKTSPVDLSFLNANEKPAGKRGFVKASGEQLMFADNTPARFWGTNITSYALFRTSDEGIKQQAKRLSALGFNLVRLHHHDSPWVSPNIFGDRDQAHDTQQLSAESLKKIDWWIKCLKDEGIYVWLDMHVERALTAKDNIFGFEELPKDEQNNASLKGYAYVNITIQQAMKRFTEAYITHVNPFTGLAYKDDPAIAAVLITNENDVTQHFGNALLRDKGVPKHWELYKNRADAFASQHKLSAGLTWRSWEHGPAKLFLNDLEQSFNTDMIQHLRQLGVKVPIATTSSWGGDGLSSLPALTAGDVVDVHSYGGGGQLEKNPLTSEGIVDWIAAGQVTGKPLTVTEWNNEPFPTPDRHSLPLYVAGTASHQGWDALMQYAYSQQPLDGGWVTADNWHAYNDPAMLATLPAAALLYRRADVSEANTTYVFAPTPDTLYNKPVSPANSVLLRTAMEKGKLQIAMPRTPELPWLQPGIIPSNAQVFHDPDQSLLDANASESTTDTGELKRNWKQGIYTINTPRTQAVTGWIGGESISLGNIQVQVKTANASVVVQSLDAAPVGRSQDLLISLGTRAIPKDDDKTPFYVEPLEGTLSIQGPPGLTLYTQGTLAQMKKLPATYVDGRYTIKFDGVQAFNWLFLRKSAAH, from the coding sequence ATGACCACTTTGTTTCGCCGCACTTCGATGCTGCTCCCGGTTTTGCTGTGCGTTGCGATCTGGCCGTTCACGACCCGGGCGGCGGACTGGGTCGCCAGGGTGGATGACCGCACCGGGTTGCCCATGCTGGAGCACGGTGGCACTCCTGCCGTTGCCTCAAAGTTCGAGTTCTGGGAGAGCAACTGGGGCTGGACGAATTCTACCAGCCGCTTCGAGATCAATTCGCCCTACAAATACACCCTGACCGGCCAGAACAAAACGCTGGACTTCGACCTGACGGCGCAGATTCAGAAGGAAGGCGAGCAGAAGCTGACCTGGGACTTTGACCTGGATGCACACAGCGTGAAGTCGGGGGTAATGGGTGGGGGTGTCACCTTCAATTTCGACCCTGCCCTTTTCGACGGTGAGATGGGCAAGCCGGATTTGCTGCCCGGTAACCGCGGCTGGTCGTGGGGCAACGCACAAGGTCGACGCATCGAGATGCGTTTTGAACCGGCACTGGCGAGTGTGTACTTTGAGCCCGGCAGTCAATCCGAGGTGCGGGCCTTTTTCTACAAGAATTCAATCAAGCCCGGTCGCCAGAATGTCAAAGCCACCTTGAGCATTTCCGGTGACATGACGCTCGGCCCAACCACGACAGAACGCTTTGGCCTCACGGACCCGAAGACCTGGCCAGATGACAAGGTCGACATCAAAACCTCTCCCGTCGATCTGTCCTTTCTCAACGCAAACGAAAAACCTGCCGGCAAGCGCGGCTTTGTCAAAGCGTCCGGTGAACAATTGATGTTCGCGGACAACACCCCGGCGCGTTTCTGGGGCACCAACATCACGTCCTATGCGCTGTTTCGCACCTCTGACGAAGGCATCAAGCAACAAGCCAAACGCCTGTCGGCACTGGGCTTCAATCTCGTGCGCCTGCACCACCATGACTCGCCCTGGGTCAGCCCGAACATTTTTGGCGACCGCGACCAGGCGCATGACACTCAGCAACTCAGCGCAGAATCGCTGAAAAAAATCGACTGGTGGATCAAGTGCCTGAAAGACGAAGGCATTTATGTATGGCTCGACATGCACGTCGAGCGAGCCCTTACGGCGAAAGACAACATTTTCGGCTTCGAAGAGCTGCCAAAAGATGAGCAGAACAACGCCAGCCTCAAGGGCTACGCGTATGTAAACATCACCATTCAGCAGGCAATGAAGCGCTTCACCGAAGCCTACATAACCCATGTGAATCCCTTTACCGGCCTCGCCTATAAAGACGATCCGGCAATCGCCGCCGTCCTGATCACCAACGAAAACGACGTCACTCAACACTTTGGCAACGCCCTGTTGCGAGACAAGGGAGTCCCCAAACACTGGGAGCTCTACAAGAACCGGGCCGATGCCTTTGCCAGCCAGCACAAGCTGTCGGCAGGACTCACCTGGCGTTCGTGGGAGCATGGTCCCGCCAAGCTGTTCCTTAACGATCTGGAACAGAGTTTCAACACAGATATGATTCAGCATCTGCGCCAATTAGGCGTGAAGGTTCCCATTGCCACCACCAGCAGTTGGGGAGGCGACGGCCTGAGTTCCTTGCCGGCCCTGACTGCCGGCGACGTCGTCGACGTTCACAGCTACGGTGGCGGTGGTCAGCTGGAAAAAAATCCGCTCACCAGCGAAGGCATCGTGGACTGGATTGCCGCCGGCCAGGTCACCGGCAAACCGCTGACCGTCACCGAGTGGAACAACGAACCGTTCCCGACACCCGACCGCCACTCGTTGCCACTCTATGTCGCCGGCACCGCCAGCCACCAGGGCTGGGACGCGCTGATGCAATATGCCTACAGCCAGCAGCCGCTCGACGGCGGCTGGGTAACGGCCGACAACTGGCACGCCTATAACGACCCGGCCATGCTGGCCACCCTGCCCGCCGCCGCCCTGCTCTATCGCCGCGCCGACGTCAGCGAGGCCAACACGACGTACGTCTTCGCACCGACGCCCGACACCCTGTACAACAAACCCGTCTCACCGGCCAACTCGGTGTTGCTGCGTACCGCCATGGAGAAAGGCAAGCTGCAAATCGCCATGCCACGAACGCCGGAACTGCCCTGGTTGCAGCCGGGCATTATCCCGAGCAATGCGCAGGTGTTTCATGACCCTGACCAATCGTTGCTGGACGCCAATGCCAGCGAATCCACGACCGATACGGGTGAACTGAAGCGCAACTGGAAACAAGGCATCTACACCATCAATACGCCGCGCACCCAGGCTGTTACCGGCTGGATCGGTGGCGAGTCGATCAGCCTCGGCAACATCCAGGTTCAAGTGAAGACCGCCAATGCCAGCGTGGTGGTGCAAAGCCTGGACGCCGCGCCTGTCGGTCGATCGCAGGATCTGCTGATTTCGCTGGGCACGCGCGCCATCCCCAAAGACGATGACAAAACACCTTTTTACGTCGAACCGCTCGAAGGCACGCTCAGCATTCAGGGACCGCCAGGCTTGACGCTGTACACCCAAGGCACGCTGGCGCAAATGAAGAAGTTGCCCGCGACCTACGTTGACGGGCGCTACACGATCAAGTTCGACGGCGTGCAGGCCTTCAATTGGTTATTTTTGAGAAAAAGCGCTGCGCACTGA
- a CDS encoding acyltransferase gives MIGLARRAVSYYVNKTGRGRWLFKRFCNPDGFEWARYLARWGSLHSVGSNVWINVGCNIADPSLVRLGNNIALSDCTLFCHDGAVFFSTLYNVKLDSVGPVDIRDNCFVGHGAIIMPCVTIGPGSIVAAGAVVRKDVPPGVVVGGNPARVFCTVEELMKKFEARCNDYPWMDVIRERTGSYDPGLESALTEMRVQYFFGEPPK, from the coding sequence ATGATAGGGCTGGCAAGGCGTGCTGTAAGTTATTACGTCAACAAAACGGGGCGGGGACGCTGGCTCTTTAAACGGTTTTGTAATCCTGACGGGTTCGAGTGGGCTCGATATCTGGCGCGCTGGGGATCGCTGCATTCCGTTGGCAGCAATGTGTGGATCAATGTCGGGTGCAATATCGCTGACCCTTCGCTGGTGCGTCTCGGCAACAACATCGCTTTATCGGATTGCACGCTGTTCTGTCACGATGGAGCTGTTTTCTTCTCCACTCTCTACAACGTAAAACTTGATTCTGTCGGCCCCGTCGACATCCGTGACAACTGTTTTGTCGGGCATGGTGCGATCATCATGCCGTGCGTGACCATAGGTCCGGGTTCAATTGTCGCCGCAGGTGCTGTTGTCAGGAAAGATGTTCCGCCTGGTGTCGTGGTCGGGGGCAATCCAGCGAGAGTTTTTTGTACCGTTGAAGAGCTGATGAAAAAATTCGAGGCGCGTTGCAACGACTATCCGTGGATGGACGTGATCAGAGAGCGCACCGGTTCCTATGATCCAGGTTTGGAGTCGGCGCTTACGGAAATGCGAGTGCAGTACTTTTTTGGCGAGCCACCAAAATGA
- a CDS encoding O-antigen ligase family protein, which translates to MPEHIRALIVILVLAGTVFTLARQPAKDLIPYNDFTRRRNLWFVLTLMVFFAHSFWVYAAVAAVVLTVARKRERNPVALFFMLLFLVPPASAQIPGFGVINYFFDLNHIRLLSLCVLLPAFFVLRRQADTLPFGRTWPDKLLAGGLALTSLLLLRETTLTDTLRQTVYMFIEAFLPYYVASRALKNLSDFKDALLAFVLAAMVLSIIGLFEFARSWLLYSALTDALGMQWEMSSYLSRGGSLRASATTGQAIALGFVVSVALGLYLFLQEGVRSKFQRRLGALLLAGGLFAPLSRGPWIGAVVMITAFIATGRGAAKRLMLLALAGVLALPVLAIVPGGQKILDLLPFIGTLEVENITYRQRLFDNAMIVIQRNPLFGAFDFRSTPEMQSMIQGQGIIDIVNTYINVALQVGLVGLTLFVAFFVTVLLGIRKAMRSFPDKDDETRRLGRALLATLAGIMVTIVTVSSITFIPVVYWSVAGLGVAYAQMARKLRQTSTAVTASAHLQLR; encoded by the coding sequence ATGCCTGAGCATATACGCGCGCTAATCGTCATTCTGGTTCTCGCCGGCACGGTTTTTACCCTTGCCCGTCAACCAGCAAAGGACCTGATCCCGTACAACGACTTCACCCGTCGCCGCAATCTGTGGTTCGTGTTGACCCTGATGGTTTTTTTCGCGCACAGCTTCTGGGTGTATGCCGCCGTTGCCGCGGTGGTGCTGACGGTTGCACGAAAACGCGAGCGCAATCCCGTGGCGCTGTTCTTCATGTTGCTGTTTCTCGTTCCGCCGGCGTCGGCGCAGATTCCCGGCTTTGGCGTGATCAACTATTTCTTCGATCTCAACCATATCCGCCTGCTGTCCCTGTGCGTCTTGCTTCCGGCGTTTTTCGTGCTGCGCAGGCAAGCGGACACGCTGCCTTTCGGGCGCACCTGGCCTGACAAACTGTTGGCCGGCGGCCTTGCGCTGACGAGCCTGCTGTTGCTGCGCGAAACCACGCTCACCGACACGTTGCGCCAAACGGTCTACATGTTCATCGAAGCTTTTCTGCCTTACTACGTTGCCAGCCGGGCTCTGAAAAACCTCAGCGACTTCAAGGATGCCTTGTTGGCCTTTGTCCTCGCCGCCATGGTGTTGTCCATTATCGGGCTTTTCGAATTTGCCCGGAGCTGGCTGCTCTACAGTGCGCTGACGGACGCCCTGGGCATGCAATGGGAAATGTCCAGCTACTTAAGCCGTGGCGGTTCGTTGCGCGCCAGCGCCACCACTGGCCAGGCCATTGCGCTGGGGTTTGTCGTCAGCGTCGCCCTCGGCCTGTACCTGTTTTTGCAGGAAGGTGTGCGCAGCAAGTTCCAGCGACGCCTTGGCGCTCTCTTGCTGGCTGGCGGACTCTTCGCGCCGCTGTCGCGTGGCCCCTGGATCGGGGCCGTCGTCATGATCACAGCGTTCATCGCCACGGGTCGCGGCGCGGCCAAACGCTTGATGCTGCTGGCGCTCGCCGGCGTGCTCGCCCTTCCAGTGCTGGCCATCGTGCCTGGCGGGCAAAAAATTCTGGACCTGCTACCGTTCATCGGCACGCTCGAAGTAGAGAACATCACGTACCGGCAACGTTTGTTCGATAACGCAATGATCGTTATCCAGCGCAATCCCTTGTTCGGCGCTTTCGACTTCCGCAGCACGCCGGAAATGCAGTCCATGATTCAAGGCCAGGGCATCATCGATATCGTGAACACCTACATCAACGTGGCGCTGCAGGTCGGGTTGGTCGGGTTGACGCTGTTCGTGGCTTTTTTCGTCACTGTTCTGCTGGGCATCCGCAAGGCGATGCGTTCGTTTCCCGACAAGGATGATGAGACACGCCGGCTCGGACGCGCACTCCTGGCGACACTGGCCGGGATCATGGTGACCATCGTGACGGTCAGCAGCATCACGTTTATCCCCGTGGTGTATTGGTCGGTGGCCGGGCTGGGTGTTGCCTATGCCCAGATGGCTCGCAAGCTCAGGCAAACCTCGACCGCAGTCACTGCGAGTGCCCACCTCCAACTCCGGTAA
- a CDS encoding serine O-acetyltransferase → MFENIRADLRAYAGDWGAQGFWVMLVYRFGRWRYGVRPALLRKLLSFIYKVLYKLVQILTGIELPCEVVVGRNFVIDHFGGIIISGYAQFGDDCRIRNGVVVGLKNVNEPIAPVIGNNVDIGTGAKVLGNIRIGNNVVIGANAVVLTDVPDDSVAVGVPAIIKRRQSAEATASSLDTSDCDAK, encoded by the coding sequence ATGTTCGAAAACATACGTGCGGACTTGCGTGCATACGCGGGTGATTGGGGGGCTCAGGGTTTCTGGGTGATGCTGGTTTATCGCTTCGGACGCTGGCGCTACGGTGTGCGGCCGGCGTTGTTGCGCAAGCTGCTCTCCTTTATCTACAAAGTGCTCTACAAACTGGTGCAGATCCTCACGGGCATCGAGCTGCCCTGTGAAGTCGTGGTCGGACGCAACTTTGTCATCGATCACTTCGGCGGCATCATTATCAGTGGGTATGCGCAGTTCGGCGATGATTGCCGGATCCGCAATGGCGTGGTCGTGGGGCTGAAGAATGTGAATGAGCCGATCGCCCCGGTGATCGGCAATAACGTTGATATCGGCACCGGCGCCAAGGTGCTGGGCAATATCCGCATTGGTAACAATGTCGTGATCGGTGCCAATGCCGTAGTGCTGACCGATGTACCGGATGACTCGGTTGCCGTGGGTGTGCCCGCCATTATCAAGAGAAGGCAGTCGGCAGAAGCAACAGCAAGCTCCCTGGACACTTCCGACTGCGACGCCAAGTGA